The following coding sequences are from one Limnobacter sp. SAORIC-580 window:
- a CDS encoding PAS domain S-box protein, with protein MMPAPTPLNEIARLKDLCSYKLLDSPAESEFDAIAELAAEICGTPTALISLIDEQRQWFKSTIGFDETETARDISFCGHAIAQTGLMEIQDTLQDERFRDNPLVSGAPHIRFYAGAPIVSPRGYALGTLCVIDLKPGKLKDSQKKALLQLAKQVVSQMELKRTARLLKSENAFQQSILNSTDAAVIATDPDGLITHFNKAAELMLECTAEQAINKLHSLDFHEPNEILIRKSQLLQESQKTLVNDHYTLIGKARDGRVERRYWTLISRTGKHIDVELTVNPLHIEDGEFSGYLHIAQNLTDIQRTQEELYLEKKRLHGVIEGTSAGTWEWNIPENKIIVNDRWAQIMGFTLEELQPLDLEVWRSRVHPDDLLESERMLKQHFQGLIDVFEQPFRLKHKDGHWVWVQSHGRVVSRAKDGSPLMMYGIHIDISEKKAAENALNNRKNELEKLVKKRTTDLAANMAFVNSMIESSPDCLKVLDLDAKLLFMTARGCQIMEVDNFCDIEGADWLTFWNEKDQPKVQDALNCAKAGQLGRFQAMTPTMKGTEKWWDVIISPIANNQGKPGRLLSVSRDITHQKKLEEKLRGWNADLEQRIATRTSELAQAREAAESANQAKTSFLANMSHEIRTPLNAIIGMSELLEQTGAAKERAHLLKLTRQSAYSLLDIINDILDLSKIEAGQLEVNLEPMSLKSAFEFAADLFSQSAQAKGLYLHMKFDENIPHSMECDPLRLRQILFNLLSNAVKFTHKGGIEFNAEMKRDEQGSEQIVIEVIDTGIGISPEVQNQIFDPFVQAAHDTSKKFGGTGLGLSISQRLAKLLGGKLALHSVLNVGSCMTVTLPLRRTEPDKLTQNESGRNSQEIIEVPQYVKNANILIADDNEINRALLKNQLGLIGCNVDVAGDGLEALSKWIEKDYDLFICDCQMPKMSGFDVAQHIREITALRPDRRVQALIGYTADALSETRERCLAAGMDDVLVKPVRMETLKSVLIEWLEPGRKKLPVVTTMTSPIDWDALDEITGNDRDFAKDLLLAFIADKGKQLEKLDNMIRNSDMQGVIRVTHKIKGTALGLCAKTLADTCGLIETAAQETDDSIVQTGKELLEAEFEKIRDLLQNC; from the coding sequence ATGATGCCAGCACCCACCCCCCTGAATGAAATCGCCCGGCTTAAGGATTTGTGCAGCTACAAGTTACTGGACTCCCCTGCAGAAAGCGAATTTGACGCCATTGCTGAATTGGCGGCTGAAATTTGTGGCACGCCAACTGCGTTGATCTCATTGATTGACGAGCAACGCCAGTGGTTCAAAAGCACCATCGGATTCGACGAAACAGAAACAGCCCGGGACATCTCCTTTTGTGGTCACGCAATTGCCCAAACAGGATTGATGGAAATCCAGGACACTTTGCAGGACGAACGCTTTCGCGACAACCCCTTGGTGAGCGGCGCACCACACATCCGTTTCTATGCGGGCGCACCGATTGTGTCACCGCGCGGTTACGCGCTGGGCACCTTGTGCGTCATCGACCTGAAACCGGGGAAGCTGAAAGATTCGCAAAAAAAAGCCCTGTTGCAACTGGCCAAACAAGTTGTTTCGCAAATGGAGCTAAAGCGAACTGCAAGGTTATTGAAGTCGGAAAATGCATTCCAGCAATCGATTTTAAACTCAACAGATGCTGCAGTTATTGCGACCGATCCCGACGGCTTGATCACGCATTTCAACAAAGCAGCGGAACTGATGCTGGAATGCACGGCCGAGCAAGCCATCAACAAGCTTCATTCACTTGATTTCCATGAACCCAACGAAATCCTGATTCGCAAAAGCCAGCTTCTTCAGGAATCTCAAAAAACCCTTGTCAATGACCATTACACCCTGATCGGTAAAGCACGCGATGGGCGGGTAGAACGCCGCTATTGGACACTGATCTCCAGAACAGGAAAACACATCGATGTTGAATTGACAGTCAACCCGCTCCATATCGAGGACGGAGAGTTCAGCGGTTACTTGCACATCGCGCAAAACCTGACCGACATCCAGCGAACGCAAGAAGAACTTTATCTTGAGAAAAAAAGGCTGCATGGCGTTATTGAAGGCACCAGCGCCGGAACCTGGGAATGGAACATTCCCGAAAACAAAATCATTGTGAATGATCGATGGGCACAAATCATGGGCTTCACGCTTGAAGAGCTTCAACCACTTGATCTTGAGGTGTGGCGATCACGCGTACACCCGGATGACCTGCTTGAATCGGAACGAATGTTGAAGCAGCATTTTCAGGGACTCATCGATGTATTCGAACAACCCTTTCGCCTTAAACACAAAGATGGGCACTGGGTTTGGGTTCAATCCCATGGCCGCGTAGTGAGCCGCGCCAAGGATGGATCACCATTGATGATGTATGGCATTCATATTGATATTTCCGAGAAAAAAGCAGCCGAAAATGCACTGAACAACCGAAAGAATGAACTCGAAAAACTGGTCAAGAAAAGGACCACCGACCTGGCTGCAAACATGGCTTTCGTCAACAGCATGATTGAGAGCAGCCCCGATTGCCTCAAAGTTCTCGACCTGGACGCCAAGCTACTTTTCATGACAGCACGTGGTTGTCAAATTATGGAAGTGGACAACTTCTGCGACATTGAAGGCGCTGACTGGCTGACATTCTGGAACGAGAAAGACCAGCCCAAAGTACAGGACGCACTGAATTGCGCAAAAGCTGGCCAACTGGGTCGGTTTCAAGCAATGACCCCCACCATGAAAGGCACGGAAAAATGGTGGGATGTGATTATCAGTCCCATTGCCAACAATCAGGGGAAACCGGGCAGATTGTTGTCAGTGTCTCGGGACATCACCCATCAAAAAAAGCTCGAAGAAAAACTGCGGGGCTGGAATGCCGACCTTGAACAGCGTATAGCGACAAGAACTTCTGAATTGGCTCAGGCACGCGAAGCAGCAGAATCAGCCAATCAGGCCAAGACCAGTTTTCTTGCCAACATGTCGCATGAAATTCGCACGCCATTAAATGCCATCATCGGCATGTCGGAGTTGCTGGAACAAACCGGTGCGGCAAAGGAACGCGCGCACTTGCTGAAGTTGACACGGCAGTCGGCCTATTCATTGCTCGACATCATCAACGATATTTTGGATCTGTCAAAAATTGAAGCGGGACAACTGGAGGTGAATCTTGAACCGATGTCACTGAAAAGTGCATTTGAATTCGCGGCAGATCTGTTCTCGCAATCTGCACAGGCCAAGGGTCTGTATTTGCACATGAAGTTTGATGAAAACATTCCGCATTCCATGGAATGCGATCCATTGCGTTTGCGACAAATTTTGTTCAACCTGCTGAGCAATGCCGTGAAATTTACTCACAAAGGTGGAATTGAATTCAATGCAGAAATGAAGCGGGACGAACAAGGCAGCGAACAAATCGTGATTGAAGTGATTGACACGGGGATTGGCATCAGTCCTGAAGTCCAGAATCAGATTTTTGATCCGTTTGTTCAGGCGGCGCATGACACCAGCAAGAAATTTGGTGGCACAGGTCTTGGGCTTTCGATATCCCAACGACTCGCCAAACTTCTAGGGGGAAAACTTGCCTTGCACAGCGTGCTTAACGTAGGTTCGTGCATGACCGTTACGCTGCCCTTAAGAAGAACCGAACCCGACAAACTCACGCAAAACGAAAGCGGGAGGAATTCACAGGAAATAATTGAAGTACCGCAGTACGTCAAAAACGCAAATATCCTGATCGCAGACGACAATGAAATCAACCGGGCATTGCTCAAGAACCAGCTTGGCCTGATAGGTTGCAATGTTGACGTGGCTGGTGATGGCCTGGAAGCTTTGTCGAAGTGGATAGAGAAGGATTATGACCTGTTCATCTGTGATTGCCAGATGCCCAAGATGAGTGGCTTTGACGTGGCTCAACACATCCGGGAAATTACAGCCCTTCGCCCTGATCGCCGTGTACAAGCACTTATTGGCTATACCGCCGATGCCTTAAGTGAAACACGTGAACGCTGTTTGGCCGCAGGCATGGACGATGTGTTGGTGAAACCTGTGCGCATGGAAACCCTTAAATCAGTATTGATTGAATGGCTTGAACCCGGCCGAAAAAAGTTACCCGTAGTGACCACCATGACATCGCCCATCGATTGGGACGCATTGGATGAAATCACCGGGAACGACAGGGATTTTGCAAAAGACCTGCTGTTGGCCTTCATCGCAGACAAAGGCAAACAACTTGAAAAGCTGGACAACATGATCAGGAATTCAGACATGCAAGGCGTGATCAGGGTGACCCACAAAATCAAGGGCACGGCACTTGGACTGTGTGCAAAAACCCTGGCCGATACCTGCGGTTTGATAGAAACCGCGGCACAGGAAACTGACGACAGCATTGTTCAAACTGGCAAAGAACTGCTGGAGGCCGAATTCGAGAAAATTCGGGATTTGCTTCAAAACTGCTGA